The DNA sequence cccctggCCAGCCCCCCCCCTTGTTTTCggagtgaggggaaggcagaggggGTTTAAAGGACGGCGATTCTATTCTGATGGGACTGGATGGGGGAAGTTTgcgagaggtggtggtggtggtggtggtggtggtggtggtggtggtggtggtggtggtggtggtagtagtagtagtagtagtagtagtagtagtagtagtagtaagtagaagaagaagaaggaagaagaagaagaagaagagaagaagaagaagaagaagaagaagaagaagaagaagaaaatagtgaataataataataataataaataataataataataataataataataataataataataataataataataataaaaataataataataataataataaacagcagcagcagcagaaaaaagaatggatatttcctagtagtagtagtagtagcagtagtagtagtagtagtagtagtagtagtagtagtagtagtagtagtagtagtagtagtagtagtagtagtagtagttagcagcagcagcagcagtagtagtaatgatttaATTAttacccttctcttttccctccctctgaaTCGTAGTAGAAATAACATTGGTAGTAAAAGCAACAACACTAGCAGTCACAGGAGCAGCAGTcgtggcagcagtagtagcagcagcagcagcagcagcagcagcagcagcagcagtagcagcaggggGCGGCGACACAACACGGCATACCCGCGGTCCCTTCCTTGGGTGTGTTAATTTTGGACAGTACACACTGCTGGTtatctctctcatctcaaggctgctgctgctgctgctgctgctgctgctgctgctgctcccgaTCTGGGCTATAGGTGAGCATGAGGGGCGGCGACCATGATGGATGACGAggatgacaccaccaccaccaccaccaccaccgccaccacaacaacaacaacaacaactacgacCCTTGATAAAACTTTTTCCCCCAATTAACTTCCGTGCCAGTAATTACAtcgtgtgtactactactactactactactactactactactactactactactactactgctactatactctctctctctctctctctctctctctctctctctctctctctctctctctctcactctctctctctctctctctcatcctcatctttaggttttttcctccatcattttcctcctcctcctcctgctgctcttcaATATAACAAAATCGAAACATCCTATTTACCTCTGCTTCCTCAGTAAAcagcaggagagaggaggaggaggaggaggaggaggaggaggaggaggaggaggagggaggagggaggaggaggaggaggaggggaatgaatgagacagacagggagggggaaaggtgggaggagaggagagaggaagacaaccctttttttccccttctattcTCCCCTTCCCACGTAcacctctcccatcccctcacctcctctcccacttccctttcccctctcccctcaacaCAGTCTTGTTCTTGGCACTTGGTTATGAAGGGCcaccatcccctcccccctcttttcccctcaacTCTCCccgctcccctccccccacactctCACCCACACAAACCCTCTATTACACAGTTTTCCTCTGCCTTTCCTCACGTCCCTGCTGGAGAAGAGCGgtgggtgagagtgagggggaagggaagggagggacgggaggggaggggtaaagagtgagagtgaggggaagggatagtaatctcctccttctcttcctcttcctcttcctcttgcatcCTCAATGCTTCCCTGAAAATCTacggcaatctctctctctctctctctctctctctctctctcttctctctctctctctctctctctctctctctctctctctctctacccctgcTTATCACCCGCCCCGCCATCCATCGCGCTCCCTGCTGTGCTTCTCGCCCGCCTGCCGCGCCcccagcaggcaggcaggtgtggGTGCAGTGCGGCAGCCGTTCCCTGCtggccccctccccccctcaagtccctcttcctcctcagcgCGGGGCGGGAGCGCACGACCCCCGCGAGTCCTCCAGTGGGTGCGGGCCAGCCTTACCTGTGCATTTAGGGCAGCGTGGGGGCTGGCGCGTGGGTGACGGGTGACGTGGCGGCGGgggcggtggtggaggaggggatggcggtggtggtggcggcggcggtggtggtggtggggacgcTGGGGTGTCTAGCATGACGGGCATCCTCACGCAAGCCCCCTCCCGCCCTTCTTCTCATGACACCGCCGCCGCCCCGGCACGCCCTCCCGCCCCCCTGCCACGGCCGCGAGGTGCCTGCTGGCCCGCAGTGCCCTTCATGGGCTCCGCGAGCCTCGGTAATCCACAGGGTCCGGATGGCGGCCTCCAAGGGGCCTCACCCGGGTCACTCAGGGGGCGTAAGACAATTGGCACTGGGGCCGCGTGGCACTGGGCCGCAGGGCACTACACGCGAGGGCCACGAGTGACCGTCAAGGTGGGGAAGCCGCGGGGCACTCAGGCCGGGAGTCACTGCTGCCCTGTGGCACTATGTCGGCAAGCGGTGGGCCGCGTGGCACTCAGCATGAACAACTGTGGGCCGCCGAGCAGTGCGGGGCCAGCGGCGTGGCCACGGCCTGGCACACCTGCACGGCGCTGGGACCTGCCAGTCCGGCGGGCAGCGGCGGCCCTGACACTTGCGAGGCTCCCGGCTGGCCGTCACGCGCCGCGCGGCCGCAAGGGCAGATGGGGGCGTGGGGCGGGCGTGGGTGCGGCGTGAGGGCTGTGGTCAGCACTAAGTCCCCGGAGTGTGTGGGGCGTCATCCCTCGCCTGCAGCAACTACTCAGCTCTCCGTCAGGCCGCCACGCCTCGGCTGCCTCGCTGGCCGCCTCACGCCCGTCCGTGCCGCAGGGGGACGCCGCGCCCCAGAGCCAGGGCAGAGCCGGAACTGTGGCAGCGAGGGGGCCACCTCGGCCCCTGACGGCCCGGGCACCGTGCCAGCGCCCCCTCCGTCTCCCTGGCCCTCACCTGGCGCCCCCCACGACCTGCACGCTGCCCGGCCCCCTGTTAACCCCCACCCCCCGCTGCCCTCGCCCCCAAACAAACCCGCGCCTTCCACCGGCCCCCACgcacctccaccttcaccaccgccgccactagCACCAACGCTTCTCCCCCAAATCACGCCACACCAttataccaccactaccaccaccaccaacaaaaacaacacacaccctGGAAGCCCCACAACACCCCCTTAAAACACTCTACTGctcacccctaccaccaccaccaaccaccaccaccacccttacaTCCCAAACCCACGCACCCCCaatggcgctctctctctctctctctctctctctctctctctctctctctctctctctctcttacacttcgGTGCCACTTAATTGCAAAGCTGAGGATGCGACAGCCAAGAATGccttcacccaccaccaccaccacccaccatccaccacccaccgccactaccaccaccaccacctccacagccacgtcatccaccaccaccacccaccaccactgcaaccatcaccactactaccactatcagagagagagagagagagagagagagagagagagagagagagagagagagagagagagtgtgtgtgtgtgtgtgtgtgtgtgtgtgtgtgtgtgtgtgtgtgtgtgtgtgtgtgtgtgtgtgtgtgtgtgtgtgcgtgtatggtGCATCAAAGAACAGATGCATGGACATGGGGGATGGGTAATGGCGGGGACACatgtcaaaacacacacacacacacacacacacacacacacacacacacacacacacacacacacacacacacacacactaccaatCTCTTACGACAGTCACTCGATAAGAcgacctgactctctctctctctctctctctctctctctcgctctctctctctctctctctctctctctctctctctctctctctctctctctctctctctctctccttgccagcCTGCATCTTGCCGGTTGTATGGTTGGTTAGTAGTCAGGCTGGGTGGGACTGAATGGGTGTATGGGGCTTGGGTGGGACTGAATGGGTGTATGGGGCTTGGGTGGGACTGAATGGGTGTATGCGGCTGTCAGATTTTATAGGACACGTCGATGGGACATTAGTGATGGGAGAGACCCGTATTCTGAAGCCCTttgctccctctctttctctctctctctttctctctctctctctaaagaccACAGAGGTGAATAGCTGGTTTCTCAAGACCATTCCTCCGATTAAtaacatagaaatcttgttaatctgtcactggcaccgtaaaaacatccttaaaaatccgtgtcagTTTAACCAGTAGTGCCTTTTGAAACTAGATATGCCGGGAGAGAAGTGCATAATGATGGGAACACAGTGATGGGATGTAGGAATAGGGAATATGGCATGGCGGACAACCCATAGGAGTCAAAATAGAACTTGGTGATGGGGCACGGTGATGGGGATGACACAGGTATGGCATGGCAGGTTACCCATACAGGAGACGCGGGTGAGTGGTGGCGGGGGGTCTCACACACACGGGGCAGGGAATGTAGAGCGTGGCAAGGACGTGAAGCGTGACAGCGGGCTATACGCGTGGCCTGGCGTGGTGTGGAGAGGCGTGGTGTAGCGAGGAGGCGTGTGGATGGAGTGCAGGGTGTGCTGGAATTACTTGTCAATGAAGATGTGTTGCGTTTTAAGTGGTGTGTTtaaatctgtgtgtgtttaaatgagtgtgtgtttggCGTGTGTTTAAatgcgtgtgtgtttggtgtgtgtttaaatgcgtgtgtgtttggtgtgtgtttaaatgcgtgtgtgtttggtgtgtgtttaaatgcgtgtgtgtttggtgtgtgtttaaatctgtgtggtgttttggtgtgtgtttaaatgtgtgtgtgtttggcggTGTGTTTaaatgcgtgtgtgttttgatgtgcgTTTAAATCTGGTGTGTCTAAATGAATGTGTGTTTCAAGTGGTGTGTTTAAATCCGTGTGTGTTTAAATGAGTGTGTGAAGATAAAGGGGCAATCAATGTGTGTGCTGGTTCAATGGAGGTTCAATGGGAGGTGAAGATGATTGACTGGATGGGAGGCGTTACAATGAAAGGAAGGCATTGAAAAAGTAataactgactcactgactgactgactgactgactgactgactgactggatgggtgactgaatgactgacggactgactaactgggtgggtgactgactgactgattaactggatgggtgactgacagactgactggatgggtgactgaatgactgacggactgactaattgggtgggtgactgactgactgattaactggatgggtgactgactgactgactgactaactggatgggtgactgactgaactAGATCACAAACTTAATTTACTCTACTAAACCCTACCTTACCCTACCCTATCCTtaattacctaacctaacctaacctagcctcgcctaacctaacctcacctcacctcacctaacctaaccccacctaaccttaattaccttacctaacctaacctaacctaaccccacctaACCTAAGAAAGGGGGGTAAGAAAGACGCTAAAAGtacaaaaaacagaagaaaatagaagataaataaagacagaaagaaataatagagagagagagagagagagagagagagagagagagagagagagagagagagagagagagagagagagagagagagagagagagagagaggctgggatactGTGGGGGCTATATAGGTGGACACTGGGAGcttgtggggggtgggggggcagGGTACTGGGGCGACTGAGGGGACAGGGGGGGagctgggggtggggggggctAGTTGGCTGAGTGCTGTGTTGTTCGTAGCTTGCTATTTATTGTCATTTCTGCCGACCCCTGGACACCCTCCAACACCCCCCCCAACGACGACttagggggggaagggggcagggaggaggggtatatagtttgtgtgtgtgtgtgtgtgtgtgtgtgtgtgtgtgtgtgtgtgtgtgtgtgtgtgtgtgtgtgtgtgtgtgtgtgtgtgtgtgtgtagggggaagACTTGAAGCTTCTGCCAGCCATAACTGAGCCATTCGTcacaaagtacacacacacacacacacacacacacacacacacacacacacacacacacacacacacacacacacacacagcacacacagagttccctttcctttactttcccttccttaacacatacgaaacgagagagagagagagagagagagagagagagagagagaggagagagagagagagaggagagagagagagagagagagagagagagagagagagagaggagagagagagagagagagagagagagagagagagagaaaacgacaaAATTACACTTTAAtcaaatattctcttttttagACACCCAAAGCACTAAATTTTAAGCATCACTTCTATATACGCACCTCACAGCATCAACTTGCAGGTATTCGGTCACTCAACACCTGGGAACGAGCGCTCAGGTGAATCATGCACCTTTAATTAAAGTTCCAGGTGAGTTCAAGGACAGGTAAAGCAATCTGGGGAAGAGCGGCGCTTTCCTGAGTGGGAGAGgactgaggggagaggagagaggggagaaggggaaatgggggaggggagaacaGTCTGACCAACCTCTCAAAGtagatatttctctctctctctctctctctctctctctctcctctctctctctctctctctctctcctctctctctctctgaatcagatgtgtgtgtgtgtgtgtgtgtgtgtgtgtgtgtgtgtgtgtgtgtgtgtgtgtgtgtgtgtgtgtgtgtgtgtgtgtgtgtgtgtgtgtgtcctagcTTTAGAATTTTTAACCGGATTGAGTCAAGTTTGTCATGTCCCGTTtcctaatgctctctctctctctctctctctcctctctctctctctctctctctctctctctctctctctctcctctcctcttctctcctctctctctctctcacacattagCTCGTTGGTAACACCCTCGCTTATCAATTAGCAGGGCAAGGTTCGCGCCACACTTACGCTCTACTTCATTATTAAGATgttgcctcactcactcactcactccgccACACACTCTCGCGTCCCAAGGCCCGTCACACCCAGCGAGTGTTCTTTGTCCTTGGCCGAGGGCACGATGAGGCGAGGGATGTGTGCAAGTTCTGTCTCGCccatagataggtagatagatagatagatagatagatagatagacacacagacagatagacaaagagacagacaagtagacagacagaaaagcaaATCACTAACTGACCATAAGcactgtacattaaaaaaaaagaaaaaaaaaaactagtcaaCACCCATACGTACAAACATCTACACCACAAGCAAGTGTATATGTGAGAGCGGGGCGTGTGGCAGtgataacagacagacaggatgaGGCACCCTAAGTTTATCTCCCTAACTTTTCAACTGAGCACCGTCTACACCACCGTCTCGAGATGTGGAAACGCTCCCTCGATGCGCTGCAGAAATAAAGCTCTCCTGGTTGAGGTGTCAGAGGGAGAGTCAGAACACGTTAATGCTTTGATGATTTGATGATTAGATGATGAGTATTTACACTGCAACCTCATTTAATTTGACGGATTAACTCTGGGGCATTTACACTCGTATGCTCTCGTCAGGAAGGTAGAGTTGGCTATCAGGGGTACGGCATGCGATTCTCAGCCCCTTCAGCACCGCCGGCACCAGTCCTGTCACACCCTACATTGCTACCATTACAAGATTTGAAGGATAGGTACGTTTGGTTTGTAAATAAAGATCGTGGTCGTATATCTTCACTATTTTTAACATTGCTGGAAGTTGCCTGCGGTTTTTGAGGTTTGTATGATTGTGGAAGTGGTGgaatgagtgttttgcatcaataaagggaataaaggaTTGTGAACGTTTAATTCTGTGGGCTTTTAATACCTTGCGAACCTAATTAATCATCCCTATAGCGTTTCAATACCTTATGAAACCTAATTACAATTTATACAGGTAGCAGGACTTTATTAATAAGGATGACAGGTTTCGTAATAAAAtggggcttttttttatatatatatatatatatatatatatatatatacatatcgtCCCCTGATCTCCACTATTTTTCACAGTCTCTGGTGGAAGTTAGTGCGGTTTTTCCAGACTCTCATAATTCTACAAGTGGTGcaatgagtgttttccatcattaagagggaaaaaaatatctttgaGAACCAGTTAATttcctctgtggcctttaatgATCTTGTGAACCCAATCAAAAATCTCCATAGGTTTTTAAATATCTTGTGAACCTAATTACATCCAACATAACTACCGCACGAGGACTTTCATAAATAAGGCTGACATGCTtcgtaataaaaaataaaataaaaaaaaaaaggatcctGTTCTCAAACGTTACATCTTATCTCTACTAGTTATAACAGCTCTACCGGATGTTAGATTAGATTCCCAAGGCTGTTTCCATGATTCTGTACATGGTGTAATACGCATTCTGCAACtataagcttgaaaaatttacgttcaaagaagagatgggaagcaattagttctcaaatactgacagatgaatggaacggactcagtaatcaagttgttagtgctgagtcattagggagctttaggAGAAGATCaggcagatttatggatggggatgataggtggaaataggtaaatatatttcatacagggactgccacgtgtaggcctgatggtttcttgcagcttcccttatttcttatgttatgttctatAGCTTTTAAATACCCTGTGAACGCAATTAATTATCTATGTGGCCTTTAAATCTTTCTTTGCAAAATCCCAAGGGGTTTAATCTATAAATCTCCTTGTTCCCTTGCGTGTTATAAATATTTTCAAGTTATTTATCCatcaaaacatttcatttaCTCCATCACGGCTAACAGTGGGTGACATCATGGAGTTCTGAAGACATCTGTAGAAGTAGTAAGACAGGTATTCTTAATAATAGTCTCTCGTGTGGACAGATTTTCAAAGCTTTCCAGGACTGAAATTTGTATTCGTAAACATTTTGGTCTGACATGGAGACAAATTTTCCCGGTCTCCTAGAACTAACATaagtattcttaaacattttggtCTTACATAGTGACAAATTTTCCAGGCCTCCTAGAACAAAGACCAAAAACAGGCCTCCTAGAACAAAAAGTTCTTAGAACATTTTGGACTGACATAGGGACAAATTTTCCAAGCCTCCCAGAACTAACTTaacgtattcttaaacattttggtCTGACATAGGGACAAATTTTCCAAGCCTCCTAGAACAAAGaccagtattcttaaacattttggtCTGACATAGGGACAAATTTTCCAAGCCTCCTAGAACAAAGaccagtattcttaaacactttagTCTGACATAGGAAGAACTTTTCCAACCCTACTGAAATGATTATAAGGATTttcatggactttttttttttctctctaaagacATTGCAAATAGTCAATATTAAATACGTCaagattcacaaaaaaaaataaataaataaataaaaatccttcGTAACTAAACTAATCAACTAAACGAGCCGagataaaacactgaaacatcTATTGATAAAACAAagggaataaacacacacacacacacacacacacacacacacacataaggttTAGTTTGGCAATAACgtctaccttcctcctcctttgcttcttATCAaggcaaaacaataataataatgatttctTTTGATGTTCCTCCCTCAGATGTTATAGGTTAGGTGTGTTCTCTGTCAACTTCCTTCACTGCCCTTCCTGCTTTCTCCTGCgtcataacctctctctctctctctctctctctctctctctctcactctctctctctctctctctctctctctctctctctctctctctgtatgtgtgtgtgtgagtaagccATAGATATCCattacgtaacacacacacacacacacacacacacacacacacacaacacacacacacacacacacacacacgcacacacacacacacacacacacacacacacacacacaccaatgacaACTAATGACGCCACACTCATTTTGAAATCTCCTTAATggcttccgagagagagagagagagagagacgagagagagagagagagagagagagagagagagagagagagaagagaagagaagagaagagaagagaagagaagagaagagaacgagaagagaaaagaagagaagagaagagaagagaagagaagagaagagaagagaagagaagagaagagaagagaaaagaaagaaaagaaggaaggaaggaaggaaggaaggaaggaaggaaggaaggaaggaaggaaggaaggaaagaaaaaaagaatcggTTGCAGTTACGTGGTCAtgtcctgcacacacacacacacacacacacacacacacacacacacacacacacacacacacacacacacacacacacacacggcccgACAACACTGTGCAGGGATGGCTGGGATGGGCtggcatatgtgtgtgtgtgtgtgtgtgtgtgtgtgtgtgtgtgtgtgtgtgtgtgtgtgtgtgtgtgtttcaggccCAACGAAAAGATCCAATTTTgcaatcactctctctctctctctctctctctctctctctctctctctctctctctctcttctctcctctctctctctctctctctctctctactggtaAAGCAAAAGTGATACGCctactaactctctctctctctctctctctctctctctctctctctctctcctctctctctctctctctctctctctctctctctctcaggcgcgGATGCCCTTATCTTGGAGGGAACGaataggggagggaggaagagggaggggaaggagagaagagaggggaggaaaggaaggaccgGGATGAAggttagggggaggaggaggacacacacacacacacacacacacacacacacacacacacacacacacacacacacacacacacacacacacacacacacagtaaaagagAAGGGTAcacacatatgagagagagagagagagagagagagagagagagagagagagagagagagagagagagagagagtgagagagagagagagagagagagagagagagagagagagagagagagagagagagagagagagagagagagagaacgtacacacataacacatacactgtacataaacacacacacacacacacacacacacacacacacacacacacatggtaaagaagaaataaaggtttacacacacacacacacacacacacacacacacacacacacacacacacgggtcatTGCTTGTGGTGTTGCCTGATTGGCTAATCCTTAGTGACCTTTCAGCCAATCGCGTCCCTTTAAACACTGCCGCCATTGTTCTGCTTttcaaattaaataaatgcacaAATAAATCAAACGTCAAAGACTATAGTGAATAAAAATGTATTGTGTATTACGGTGTATGATGAggcaatagtggtggtgttggtgttgtggtggtggtggtggtggtgattaatattatctatctatattaatctatctatcctATGGTTCTTttattactgcttctactactaatggttgtctatctatctgtttatctatctatctatctatctatctatctatctatctatctatctatttatttatccatctatctacctatctcacGTCTCTGTTCTACCTCAAGGGGATGACAATGGTAGAAGCCTTCCATTTTATTCCTGTCCTTgtatcccccccccctctctctctctctctctctctcctctctctctctctctctctctctctctctcttatattccaCCATCCACTCCTGTATTCCCGTCAGTTGTTAAGTTgcacctactactacttctactactactacaacttactactactactattacaattacaTTCTTCTCTATCCTGCCTTCTATTATTACTGGAAGCTGTTATGTtgcacctactactactactactactactactactactattaccactactactacacgtCCCATACCCAGCATCCTCAGCACATCCCTACACAACTCACATTTTAATAGATATTCTCATTTAAAGctaaagtatgtgtgtgtgtgtgtgtgtgtgtgtgtttatcaagCCACTACTGactacatacacacgcacacacacacacacttaataacGACAGCACTGTTCCTCGTTAGCTCCTCACAGTTTAACGTTACTGGTTTACTGGTGACCACTAATTGCCAGATCCCCtcgtttcacaacaaccaccgccaaccaccaccaccaccaccacagttttCCACCCCACGCCCCACCCACAGCAAGGCAGCAGCAATGTTCATCTCTTCTGACTCATGtttcagaatctctctctctctctctctctctctctctctctctctctctctctctctctctctctctctctctctctctctcatttctcagtAGTTGAAAATATTGACTAATTTCAGtttacgcctttttttttttaattttttatattttttttggtgggatTATGAATTTAGTGGTCTTGTTATTTGTTGTGATTTGTGAGTGCATTGTTTGTTTGCATGTAAGAATGAAATGTTTTTAAAAGGTACTGCAGAGAGGAAGTCAAATTCacagcttccttttttttttttctctttttttttccccagtcaTTTTGTCAGTTGTCGCAGTTTATGAAGACAGAATATGTATCTATAAACTAAATATCTTATAAgcactacataaaaaaaaaaaatgctgccttccctattttatcttatttatttttttttactttatcctcTAAAATACACTAAACAGAATAATTCACAATCTCAGACCACTCTCCACTAACCACATAATGAACCAATCTCTAAGGAaacaattaactttttttccccatttttacATAAGAGGGCCATATGCAAATTTACCTTTACTTTCCATTTTCCCCCAATCACCAGCACCCTTCCTTGCATCCGTCAGTCACCAGGCtcggcaccaccaccagggaccacactcaccacaccatACACCGGGCCAGAGCTGCTGTCGGCACTTGGGAATCTCCGAAACTAGTTCAGTGGACACACACAGCTTTGTCGCACCAGATAGAGGAACCCTGAATG is a window from the Scylla paramamosain isolate STU-SP2022 chromosome 11, ASM3559412v1, whole genome shotgun sequence genome containing:
- the LOC135105278 gene encoding basic proline-rich protein-like — its product is MSASGGPRGTQHEQLWAAEQCGASGVATAWHTCTALGPASPAGSGGPDTCEAPGWPSRAARPQGQMGAWGGRGCGVRAVVSTKSPECVGRHPSPAATTQLSVRPPRLGCLAGRLTPVRAAGGRRAPEPGQSRNCGSEGATSAPDGPGTVPAPPPSPWPSPGAPHDLHAARPPVNPHPPLPSPPNKPAPSTGPHAPPPSPPPPLAPTLLPQITPHHYTTTTTTTNKNNTHPGSPTTPP